aaaggaacacagtgtatacctactcagatgaatcatcctcatcatcaccctcagaggatagagtgtcaggaggtggatgagcagaatcctcaccataaacgggccactggatatcagctccaaggcctctaaatacAGTCCCAAGTGCTTGGGTGAGCTCCTGCACAAACcgactctgcgactcatacatcgtaTCCATCCTCCTAGAAAGCCTcatgtactggacatcagccaatcctgaaccatctcctccctgggcTCTCGAAGGACCTGCCTCTCCCCGAGCCTGACtaggcctagccatggtagcacctgctgctggaactcctcctggaaggtgatatcccaaaccatgtgactcgggatctccacccatccactcctgcatcgcattcaacgtcgatgaatcaataggagtggccggcatctgcagctgctcataagacagccactggactccacatgccctgcaaagattggtgacaataaaggcatacgggatagagtattgcaatttccccctcaaaaacttcaaaatcccttggtagatgtactcaccaaggtccacatactattcatcattcagaattccccataacaacctcgccctctctactgtaacctcatgtgcatgtacAGAAGGAAGAAAATTAGCACACATAAATGCATTCCAAGCATGAGCATACTTATTCATCGCGACAACAGGAAAATTATGATACTCGTTGGTTCCCCTTTTGAACTTCCATACTGTGCCCGACCGACAGAGAGTACCAATAATCAAGTCCATATCAAAATCCTCAGGGGccttttcattccaattctcctcctgtgGTTTCCTTTGTCGTTGTCCAATTACCcggcgaatcgcctcgggctgataatcaacagtaaacccacgaacaacagaaaacccattcttatcggccttggcattcgcatagaactcgcgaacgaTACTCGTCGAaaccgcctcaggtgactcacagaatataatccatcccttctcagcaatcatcggtaaCAAATCGCCATCCCTTCTTGATGGCAAGAACCCCCTCTTCCTCATAataggcttagtcagaagcttggtgtactcttcttcagcagccCTATTCAAGAATCGGGACCTCGCAGTAGTGTTCCTCGAAGAATTAGCAGTCGGAATGGTGTTGTTGCTCCCTacagttcgtgatctctttggggGCATTAGAACTGAAAATAAGGGTTAGAGAGTTGTGTttggtgtgtaggagagatttcctagagttgaaagtgtgtgggatgtgtatgtagaggttgtatgtatttatagggcaaattagggttagaatttgattaggagtggggattgtggctAAGTATGGGGGTAAAATCGTGGGTTAGTGGTGATATGTTGCTGTGGTTTTTGTtttatgtttttgtgttttttttataataggctgaaaatgattttttcaaaattcaggggcgcaggcgggcgcctggcaccagcaggcgggcgcctgctagcgCGAGGCCGCCTGATCCTAGTAGGCGAGTGCCTGCAAGGTCTTTGGAAAAAAAATATGCcaacatttttctgatttttttgggtttttggataaagtactaaattctaaggtgtcctatggtctcatatcttgggtaCCCTTCCAAGAAGCGCTTTTTTTACGTCATTAGagcacttgatccatcaacaatGTGCCCTTGACCCTCTCTTAAAGACTTTCTTTGGATCATATCCAgttcataggttttcaggatgccatatatAAAACCTCCAGTATCATTCTACTCAtgtctctcccttctcttatagctgagattttctgttcaaaatggtcaggaagggtgagcaaaaacttcaagttaacctcttcgtcttcatagtatttgtcatgaagctgcaagtcattaatcagcttgttgAATTTTTCAAAgacatcagttatactttctttaggtttagccatgaaacaCTCGTACTAAGATACCAAAATTctcctttgatttgacctaacttcctctgttacTTCACAAAGAAtttctatcttctcccagatctatTTGTTTGTGTCACaattgataatgttattgtacattacattgtcaagtgactctattaaaatcagttgcaagccactatccagagagggggtgaatgtgttttggttaTTTTTAAGGTTTTTTCAAGTTAATTTTTTGGTTAACAAGGCAGATAAGAAATGCAacaatattatgttaactgaaaaTAAACATTGTACACAATATTTctaaactcacttaattttgtatttaaATTAATCTAGTGTCTTGATataaatcctgggttctttgtaagtaaagaactcagtttcttaatttagcaaaaaaaaaaaagaacCCAGTTTCTtacttgagagagttacaagaaattatAGATATGTTTAATACAATTAAAAAACAAATGATCAGTGTTTACTTTGTAGAtcagtaaacacaggtttacacagcatATAATAGAATGTACTAAACCTTACTAAAAGTAATCTCTAAAACTTTTCATTTTtagcttagtgtatctttgcaaatcctgtgaatctgtgactttcctttgtcagttaatcttgacatttgatcttgcactcttcaatcTGCTTTTGTAGGCTTTTTAATCTAattgattagatcgtttgttaattgataatcttgaatattaacttgtctgcattctgtactagagcttcatatcgagatctccagtttgctgtatagagaactgacatctcgataagtataatggcttatcgagatctcttagttttCGACAAGTATTTTGACTTGTCCAAGTCTctgcatgtagaattgacttatcgatatattcaatcttcatatctttattttgGCTTGTCggtatctctgagttctcgaatgcaTGAATGATTTGccgatatctccaatattcatatcttcatttgtcttgtcgatatctctgagacttctcgataaatcattctggacttctcgataggtcattctggagttctcaaatgacttctctatatgacttgatctgtgacttgtagatatcttgaattaaaatatttttaccaaaacagatttattcaactccaaacttcttcataatttctctgagacgtgatcttcttgatcttcttctagagtttattcttaggcttaaGACTGTTTACAAAAATATACTTCAGTCTAATATTTGATATTTTTACAGattcaagaaatacaatacaaaatacaaattaagattatcatacaactaattcttagacTGTCAATTTGACTTATTCTTATAATAGTACAGTCATGTCTTGCATAgagtatataatatattttaatgGTAAAATTATAATTTTGCATAAAGAGAATAACTATTCTTTtctaaaaagaaaataaaaatttgTTAATTTCGGGATATTTTCCGGAGCATGTAGACATTTATCGTTATATATACAATTATCATCTTTATGTTTAATTTTTGGATTATGATGATGGGTAATTAGGCACGTAATATATTACACATAATAAAACCAATTATCATCGGATCGATTTGTGAATTCacattataaaaattataataaattcataTTAAAAATTATCTGCATCTAGTCTAAATTGTACATAATTAGAAGTATCAACCCCTTAGGTTGAATTTATATCTACCAAATTTATTTCAAATAGAAGAAGTTAGAAATAAAAAATTGATAAAATACATCAAAATTTCATCAACACGTTCACAAATACGAGGAAGTTCACGTTCACTGTGCAAAATCGTTTAGGAATAGTTTGGTTCAAAATGTAGTATTGGGTGAAATCAGGAATGAGGTTAGACTGATATGAGAATCATGTATCATATCAAATATAATGTCTTTGGTGGAGTGCtgtaataaatatttttaattaaaatatgttaagtaattaattttaattcaattaaatatattaattttattattattttaatatattttggTTCATAGATTTCTTTtagttttaaatatttatatttaattgcttaaattaaaattaaaatagtGAAATAAAAATTGATACCCGTACTCCTTTCTCATACCCACCTTTATACTTAAAACTCATACCTTGGGATTTGAGATATagatataaaattatatttttttaagcAAACTCATTTAGAATGGCCCAAACTCAAATCTGATTAACAAACCCCCTAGAGAGAAGATGCCATTCTTGCAGTCCTCTCTATCAATCAACTTGAGAGGGATCTAGGTCAAACTCAAAATATTCTGTTCTCAAAAACTCAGTCAAATTATAGGAGTGGCATGTTGCATACAGCAATCGCAATGGCTTGAACTTGATATGTGTTCTGAATTTCTTCAGGAGAAATTTTCATTTAAAGGCTAAGTTTTCATTTATTCGCTTGCTAAGTTTTCGATTGAAATTTATATAGCAGCAACATAATCTCTAGATTTCATTAGATGATGATTCGACGATTTGCGTCATCCAATTTCAGTACCATATATGTCATTTACTGGTTGGCTATATGTAGTTCTAAGACCTGAACCAAAGTTCAGCTTTAAAGATTGCAAGTGACAATTTTCATCGGCATCTCCGATTGACGAAAATCTTTTCGCCACAAAAGATGCTGAGAAGTTTAAAAACAATGACCAGACTTTTAATCACTTAAATTACGGTAATGCCCAACTGGTAAATAACAACATAGTGCCGAATACTTGAGCTTTAAGGTATAAAAGTTCAACCCGTTTATTGTAAGGGTCATGTTGATAAAAAGGAAGCCTCTAACACCAACTCTTACATCATAACACGAGTCACCAGCAAACTCGGCAAATGAACTACAACTTTGTGAACTATATCATGACACTTATATTTAAATAACCGGCTTGTTCTCGAGCGCTTAGGCCTCAGCAAACCTGTTATAAAGGAACCGCAAAAGAGCCATCAGAGTTAAGAGGATTACAAAAATCACTGAACTTCTATGTTGTTCCATAGAGAGACAGATGCATATATCACatatcacatatatatatatataataattacccAAGTTCAGATAGCTTCATGTGAGATTCTGCATAGTCGGCAAAGAAGGCATCCTCATCCTGACAAATAAAACACATTCAGTAAGCAATTCTAAAAACACACTTCAAGTTTAGAGTACATAACAAAGACAAAATTAGAGAAGTAACGAACAGCAGCATATTTGTCAACAAGGGGACGGAAGACAGGGTCTTCGAGAAGAGATTTGTCAGTAGGCAATTGAAGAAGGCCTTCCTTCTCGCCAGTCAAGAGCTCCCTAACAGAAACGAACAGTTTAAGATATAAACCAGCCTACTCTATGGAATATAATAATAAGAAAGTTGAGACTGTAGATTAAAGGACTCACGTGAAATAAGAGTTATCAAAGATGAGAGGGTTGGTTGTCCAGGGTCCTTCAAACCCAGAACGCTCCTTGTGAGCGCGTCCCTAAAGGAAAATTATCAACAAAAAACATCAAGCTACAAATATAATGACTGATCCCAGCATCACAAATTCACAATTAATAGGCATATGTAGACGGTAGAATGTTTAGGCCTAAGCAAGCATATACCAGAGTATGGCCACCGGAAAGTGTAACAATATCCTTGTCAGAGAGTCCCATAGTTTTGACAAACACATTTCTCAAATGATCATTTCCTGTATAAAATGTCATTTGAGAGACACATATCAAACAAATAGCCATATGACAAACACATAATTCAGATGGTCAGGCGGTGATTATCTTTTTGAACACAACTGACTACCATTTGAACAATGGTACAACAGAAAAATGATTAGTACCCAAAGTAGCATCAGGCAAGCGGCCTTCCAGTGGTGGCTCCTCTTTGTCCTGTTTGTACAACAAATGAGTCaattatataataaattataCAGTGCCGACTTACAAAAATGGCATACACCAGTAGTAAATCAACAATACTCTGCAGTAAATCCATGAAAACTAATCCAAAACAAAATAACAAGCAAAAGCCAATACTGTTGAATGTGAAGCATGCTTGCAACTGATCAAATCTAGATGCCTATTTATATGCAAGTATGTACAGATGTATGTCAATAAACGAATTTCAATCTATACTCTACCGCAATAACAGTCACCCAGGCAATCAAAATATCAGATCTAAAGCATGTCAGGGTTGTCTAAGAAACTGTAACGTATTGATGTATCTATGAAACAGTACTAAAAGTAAGATACAAAAACTAACCGGCCTCCCAGGGTGGAATGGAACATCAGGACCTCCAGTAATTTCAACAGAAACAACTCCAGCCAACTACATTACATACAAAAAGTAAGGAACCAAACTATTACAAAACATCGAGACAAACTAAACAATAACATCACATCAGAAAGGAAATCACCAAACACCAGAAGCCGTACATACACACAAAAGAAAGACATATAACCTGATACAAATCACCATAAGAGATGATGGGGAATTGCTCCTTAAAAGGCTCCAAAAGCCTAACAGCGATATCGAGGCCATTGTTGGCAGCATGAGATTGCTCAAGCTTGTGCCTCATTGTTCCGAAAGGACCCCCAGTCTTGGTATTAACATCATAAGTACCAGCTGAGTGCCACCTATATAACCACACAAGCGTAACCATATCTATCAATTAAAATGTACCATATCAAAAAATCAAAGCATACTTTCTGAAAAATGTACAACATTTCTTATTAACCAAACATAAAAATAGAAATTAGCAAAAAAATCAAAGACATTAAAATTTAGGAAGCAGGAAATTCGACATACGCGAGACGAAGCATAAGTGGAGCGCAATTCTTCTCAGCGATGAATCCTCTAAGCTTCCTTCTGCATTTTTCAACAGCAACCTTGTAGTCCTCGCTCACAATTGGATAGCACTTTCCCATGGCTATAATTCTACATAACCAAAATAAAACATtaataagaaaaataataaatatacaCTCGGACCAGATAATATTATTCAATTATGAGATTAAAACTACACTGATAAATCAATGTTAAAGCTACACCATATTCATTTATCAAGATTATCCGATGTAAATGTATTCATTTATCCAGACTGAAAGATTAACGGCTTTGTTAGTATTATATTGGCACACAAAAATATGTTTATTTACCAAATGAATCATTTATCAAATAATTAGTTTATCAAAATTAAAATACAATATTTGAAACACAATGTTTCGAGATTAAAACTGCACTGGGACAAAAAAAAACATGTTTATTTAcaaatttattgaatatttatttatcGGCAATGATTAAACTATTTCACAACGAAGTAGGCTTAAATCAAGTGACAAAAACGAAGTATATCGCTACAAAACTAAGCAAATATAATTAATGTCTATAAAAAAACACGGAAGATTGAAAGAAATCATTACCTGAAAACAGACACAGACACAAAGAAATCGGAGTGAATGAGAGAGACACGAGCAGACCACAAGCTTTGTTGTAATGAGATATATAAGGAGGGTTTATGAATATAGAGAGAAACTTCTAGAGACTAATGGTAAGCGTTGGATGAAATGTTATCCAACGGTTGTAAACGAATTGGATATTGGTAGCTGGCAATTGATTATTCGAAGGGGGTTTCGATTTTGTTGACAAAAAAGGAGATTATAGAATGTGGAATTTATGATCCGCCTGCCTCTTTCCTAAATTACTAAATTGACCTCCGAATAACAAAAAAGTTTGTTTAGTGTATTATTTCTCTTTAATTTTACCAGAAGGATTATATTTCAAAAACAAAAGTATACCGTATACTTATTTACCTATGAATTTTTATTATCAAGATTCTAATTTTAGTTGATACTACTAAAAATGAGAATAATACTTTTTTTATTACTAAAATTTTGTCAAGCAAATATAATTATTCTATTATTCTTATAGATAACAATTGTGATATCATGTAGGAAAAAAGCTTatgaaattaatattttaaaacttttttcAGTTAGGTTTGTATATTTTATTCTTAATATATCTATGTATGACTAAACAAAATTAGATTAAATAATCGCATTCAATTAGTCCCGTACTGATGAAAGGGTTGTGCATCGAAACGAATCGATAAAATCTGAGATGACAATATATAAATTTTAAGCGAAAATTCGAGATATCTTACcgtctaaaaatattttttaaatacttaatttttaatatataattaattattttctgataatgATATGAAATATTCGTGTATAAATATGAGTCCTTCAAATTAAATTATAATACATGTTATTTTAAAACAGATTTTAGAATTTatatctatatattataaattgcTGGATAACCCTTTCCTAAGGTTTGGTATCCATATTTTGGTTCGGATAtgatttttaactttaatttgacccagtggactatccatttttaggtttggtatccatattaggttcataaaaaattcatatatttattatgagtctatgacccattttaattattatgacccattttaattataaaaactttacaatccaattttaaatatgaattgtgttattatggtaagttttttttttttaaatcacttatggtaagtttttaatacaaatttgaagtaaagtttaaattttaacagatctatttataaaaataatctcataaaatatataacataaaattAACATATGTAACGAAAGTagttcttaaataaatttatcataatatgtagatgtaatacacttattatatagataatttaatctttcataatcatattattcaatttaaattataaatttatttatttattttattaaataatttttgagctCCCGTGTGCAAAGCACGGGCTATAAACTAGTCATTTTTGAATAGATAGATATTGCTAACCAAATAAAAAAAGGATCAAGTACGGTCTACACCCGTTATGATTTCCTTAAGGC
This sequence is a window from Apium graveolens cultivar Ventura unplaced genomic scaffold, ASM990537v1 ctg9210, whole genome shotgun sequence. Protein-coding genes within it:
- the LOC141705665 gene encoding L-ascorbate peroxidase, cytosolic-like is translated as MGKCYPIVSEDYKVAVEKCRRKLRGFIAEKNCAPLMLRLAWHSAGTYDVNTKTGGPFGTMRHKLEQSHAANNGLDIAVRLLEPFKEQFPIISYGDLYQLAGVVSVEITGGPDVPFHPGRPDKEEPPLEGRLPDATLGNDHLRNVFVKTMGLSDKDIVTLSGGHTLGRAHKERSGFEGPWTTNPLIFDNSYFTELLTGEKEGLLQLPTDKSLLEDPVFRPLVDKYAADEDAFFADYAESHMKLSELGFAEA